The following coding sequences are from one Lysinibacillus sp. FSL W8-0992 window:
- the ilvN gene encoding acetolactate synthase small subunit, translating into MKRVITVTVINQSGVLNRVTGLLMKRQFNIESITVGHTEQPNFSKMTFVVNVEDERKIEQLVKQLSKQIDVLKVNDITDKSIVLRELALVKVISPPNLRLEMNSIVEPFRPQIIDTAKNVVTYQVVGHPEKIDAFIELIRPYGIKELTRTGATASVRETQKIMNTQLSILK; encoded by the coding sequence TTGAAACGAGTAATTACCGTAACAGTGATTAATCAAAGTGGTGTACTAAACCGTGTAACAGGTTTACTTATGAAGCGTCAATTCAATATCGAATCGATCACAGTTGGTCATACAGAACAGCCAAACTTCTCTAAAATGACTTTTGTTGTAAATGTAGAAGATGAGCGGAAAATTGAACAACTTGTGAAGCAACTATCGAAGCAAATTGATGTGTTAAAAGTCAATGACATTACAGATAAATCTATCGTGCTTCGTGAGCTAGCGCTTGTGAAGGTTATTTCACCACCAAATTTACGTCTGGAAATGAACTCAATTGTTGAACCGTTCCGCCCACAAATTATTGATACAGCGAAAAACGTTGTGACATATCAAGTGGTAGGACATCCAGAAAAAATTGATGCCTTTATTGAGCTTATTCGCCCATATGGTATTAAAGAATTAACACGTACGGGTGCTACAGCGTCTGTTCGTGAAACACAAAAAATCATGAATACACAGCTCTCTATTTTAAAATAG
- the leuB gene encoding 3-isopropylmalate dehydrogenase produces the protein MEKKITVLPGDGIGPEVVASAIRVLQVIGKRFNHTFHLGYGTIGGAAIDQHNNPLPDETIEMCEGSDAILLGAVGGPKWDNNPPELRPEKGLLRIRKHFDLFANLRPVKAFPSLLDASPLKREVAENVDLMIVRELTGGVYFGEPRMRTENGAIDTTVYSIAEVERIVENAFELARLRGGKLCSVDKANVLETSRLWREVVEAKKKDYPDVQVEHNLVDSVAMKLITNPAHYDVVVTENMFGDILSDEASVITGSLGVLPSASIRGDNFGLYEPVHGSAPEIAGQGVANPAATILSVAMMLQYSFGLAEEAAEIERAVSAVFDDGYFTADLSRDGGRTLSTNEWTDKVINEIDTSFVSESIMTTYI, from the coding sequence ATGGAGAAAAAAATTACAGTACTTCCTGGCGACGGAATTGGGCCAGAAGTGGTTGCGTCAGCTATACGTGTATTACAAGTAATCGGCAAACGATTTAACCATACATTCCATTTAGGTTATGGAACGATTGGTGGCGCTGCCATCGATCAACACAATAATCCACTACCTGATGAAACAATTGAAATGTGTGAGGGCAGCGATGCCATTTTATTAGGAGCAGTAGGGGGTCCAAAATGGGACAATAACCCTCCAGAACTACGTCCAGAAAAAGGATTGTTACGTATTCGCAAGCACTTTGACTTATTCGCAAATTTACGTCCAGTAAAGGCGTTCCCGAGTTTACTAGATGCTTCACCTTTAAAACGTGAAGTAGCCGAAAACGTCGATTTAATGATCGTACGTGAACTTACAGGCGGCGTATACTTCGGGGAACCACGTATGCGTACTGAAAATGGCGCAATTGATACTACAGTTTACTCAATAGCAGAAGTAGAGCGTATCGTTGAAAATGCCTTTGAATTAGCACGTTTACGTGGAGGCAAATTATGTTCTGTCGATAAAGCAAACGTACTTGAAACAAGTCGTTTATGGCGCGAAGTTGTAGAAGCGAAGAAAAAGGATTATCCAGATGTGCAAGTCGAGCACAACTTAGTAGATTCAGTAGCTATGAAATTAATTACAAATCCAGCTCACTATGATGTCGTTGTTACAGAAAATATGTTTGGTGATATTTTAAGTGATGAAGCATCGGTTATAACAGGATCTCTCGGTGTATTACCATCCGCATCCATCCGTGGTGATAATTTTGGTCTTTATGAACCAGTACACGGTTCAGCACCAGAGATTGCAGGGCAAGGTGTTGCCAATCCAGCAGCAACAATTCTGTCAGTCGCTATGATGTTACAATACTCATTCGGCTTAGCAGAAGAAGCAGCTGAAATTGAACGTGCTGTTAGTGCTGTGTTTGATGATGGTTACTTTACAGCTGACCTTTCACGCGATGGTGGGCGCACGTTATCTACAAATGAATGGACAGATAAAGTAATTAATGAAATTGATACAAGTTTTGTATCGGAAAGTATTATGACAACATATATTTAA
- a CDS encoding dynamin family protein produces the protein MTNIDTTPIDYTASANNILPQFVDRLRQLHSIIVQNTYVKDTAKHLNRIIQDANNETMVLIVGKQRVGKTTLVNGLLGRSILPVSDQNPTGVNTFLRYGENEEVKAYFLDGMVAIFDMSKLELLTTGDTFASQILREHLDYLEVYIKHDLLKSVTIIDSVSLEAGGGEMAYFSESLINRVDEIFWVLRSQSMAIDAEILLMEALKNKGVVPLCIVNAIDTNNNTEAFISSEKKRIGHLISDFVPVSAIDAIEAQRTENKELWHQSQYDNLIAEIQRVAMNSDKKTYAIIIRFLQWLERFRFELTVIPQRDPFQSAVENIEKFAGDTQYEFSRYQRDLAIVQEYEQEYEQVANVFKNVQTLYQLLQTISQNDYLQDDQVEQFTEKAVIYQQALREYRNMHNEYMREHERLDAQHKKIHGKGLMKAIFGQHTQNEFFKERVLRLNEQQEECVTQYAKVREAEASIIEEIQSIQSYLIGLSKKRLARIEKRVKELNQQRAKEKKQLKLYAAKLNEFSCLIEAQGFIKDNIKPFLMEDRMPLRVKDQQMLEETIYSIIDIDLSKNGLLARSQMNNKMESIEIPFEVDSKYPLQDLRLAETDVKSNDIPAIPNKLEVQYES, from the coding sequence ATGACGAATATTGACACTACGCCAATCGACTATACAGCCTCAGCGAATAATATTTTGCCACAGTTTGTGGATCGTTTACGTCAACTGCACAGCATTATTGTACAAAATACATATGTAAAAGATACAGCTAAGCACTTAAATCGTATAATCCAAGATGCAAACAATGAAACAATGGTACTGATAGTCGGGAAACAACGTGTAGGAAAAACAACCCTTGTGAATGGACTTCTTGGTCGTTCTATTTTACCTGTTAGCGATCAAAATCCGACAGGGGTTAACACGTTTTTACGTTACGGTGAAAATGAGGAAGTAAAAGCTTATTTTTTAGATGGTATGGTGGCAATATTTGATATGAGTAAATTAGAATTACTCACAACAGGAGATACATTTGCATCACAAATTTTACGTGAACATTTAGACTATCTAGAAGTATATATAAAACATGATTTATTGAAATCTGTGACAATTATCGATTCGGTATCATTGGAAGCAGGAGGGGGAGAAATGGCCTATTTCTCTGAATCTTTGATCAATCGTGTGGATGAAATTTTCTGGGTGCTACGCTCTCAATCAATGGCTATTGACGCAGAAATTTTATTAATGGAGGCTTTAAAAAATAAAGGGGTTGTACCTCTTTGTATTGTCAATGCAATTGATACAAATAATAATACTGAAGCGTTTATAAGTTCTGAAAAAAAGCGAATTGGTCATTTAATAAGCGACTTTGTTCCTGTTTCGGCAATCGATGCCATCGAAGCACAACGAACAGAAAATAAAGAGTTATGGCACCAGAGTCAATATGATAATTTAATTGCGGAAATTCAACGTGTCGCGATGAATAGTGATAAAAAAACGTATGCAATTATTATTCGTTTTTTACAATGGCTAGAACGTTTCCGTTTTGAATTAACAGTTATACCACAACGAGACCCATTCCAATCAGCAGTTGAAAATATAGAAAAATTTGCTGGCGATACACAATATGAATTTTCACGTTACCAACGCGATTTAGCGATTGTACAAGAATACGAACAAGAGTATGAACAGGTAGCGAATGTCTTCAAAAATGTTCAAACATTGTATCAGCTCTTACAAACGATTTCCCAAAATGATTATTTACAGGATGATCAAGTAGAACAGTTTACTGAAAAGGCGGTAATCTATCAGCAAGCCTTACGAGAATATCGAAATATGCATAACGAATATATGCGAGAACATGAGCGCCTAGATGCACAACATAAAAAAATTCATGGCAAAGGACTTATGAAAGCCATCTTTGGTCAACATACCCAAAATGAATTTTTCAAAGAACGTGTTCTTCGCTTAAATGAACAGCAAGAGGAATGTGTTACTCAGTATGCGAAAGTAAGAGAAGCGGAAGCCTCAATTATTGAAGAAATACAATCAATCCAAAGCTATTTGATAGGGTTATCGAAAAAACGTTTAGCTCGAATAGAAAAAAGGGTGAAAGAGCTTAACCAGCAACGTGCAAAAGAGAAAAAGCAACTAAAATTATATGCAGCTAAATTAAATGAGTTTTCATGTTTAATTGAAGCGCAAGGATTTATTAAAGATAATATAAAGCCATTTTTAATGGAAGATAGAATGCCACTTCGCGTAAAAGATCAACAAATGCTGGAAGAAACAATCTACAGTATTATTGACATCGATTTATCGAAAAATGGCTTACTCGCTAGAAGTCAGATGAATAATAAAATGGAAAGTATTGAGATTCCTTTTGAGGTTGACAGTAAATATCCATTACAAGACTTACGCCTTGCAGAGACGGATGTTAAATCAAACGATATTCCCGCAATACCAAATAAATTAGAAGTACAATATGAATCATAA
- the leuD gene encoding 3-isopropylmalate dehydratase small subunit: protein MEPINIVKSVITPLDRKNVDTDQIISKEFLKRIERTGFGQYLFYHWRYDAQGNEVQDFVLNKPEFKDSKILVAQDNFGCGSSREHAPWAILDYGFNVVIAPSFADIFHNNCFKNGILPIKLTEAECDEILEKGLANPYHVDVNLEAQTVTGEDGKVYTFNIDSYYKETLLNGWDEIALTIKYEDQIAAYEAQRVAY, encoded by the coding sequence ATGGAACCAATTAATATTGTAAAAAGTGTTATTACACCACTTGATCGTAAAAATGTAGATACAGATCAAATTATTTCGAAAGAATTTTTAAAACGGATTGAGCGCACAGGCTTTGGTCAATATTTGTTTTATCACTGGCGCTATGATGCGCAAGGAAATGAAGTACAAGACTTTGTATTAAATAAACCTGAGTTTAAAGACTCTAAAATTCTAGTAGCACAAGATAATTTTGGTTGTGGCTCTTCTCGTGAGCATGCACCATGGGCCATTTTAGATTATGGCTTCAATGTAGTCATTGCACCATCGTTCGCAGATATTTTCCACAATAACTGCTTTAAAAATGGAATTTTACCAATCAAGCTAACAGAAGCAGAGTGCGATGAAATTTTAGAAAAAGGTTTAGCAAACCCTTACCATGTAGATGTAAATCTTGAAGCACAAACTGTAACGGGCGAAGATGGTAAAGTCTATACATTTAATATCGATTCCTATTATAAAGAAACATTATTAAATGGCTGGGATGAAATTGCCCTAACAATTAAGTACGAAGATCAAATTGCTGCATATGAAGCGCAGCGAGTAGCCTACTAA
- the rbsK gene encoding ribokinase: MITVIGSLNMDLVIQMANFPQQGETVLGEAFRTSPGGKGANQAIAAARLGSQVTMVGCVGNDDFGNTLRTVLEQEHVNTKTLISASVPTGVANILVHHNDNRIIVVPGANYTLEPSHLDAVKDVIEQSQIVILQLEIPKETTAYALKLCKDANVPVLLNPAPAANFDMQWMKDITYITPNEIECAQIFGDDFDSILEIYPNKIIITLGSDGARYFDGEYPIHVPGYMTKALDTTGAGDTFNGALAYALTEGQSLDEAVYFANIAASLSVEKLGAQGGMPTLNQVYVRMAGYDE; the protein is encoded by the coding sequence ATGATAACAGTAATCGGTAGTTTAAATATGGATTTAGTAATACAAATGGCTAATTTTCCACAGCAAGGAGAAACAGTGCTTGGTGAAGCGTTTCGAACAAGTCCTGGTGGGAAAGGCGCTAATCAGGCTATTGCCGCTGCACGTCTAGGTAGTCAAGTAACAATGGTGGGATGCGTAGGCAATGATGACTTCGGTAATACATTGCGAACAGTTTTAGAGCAAGAGCATGTTAATACGAAAACACTTATATCAGCGTCAGTACCAACGGGAGTAGCTAATATTTTAGTTCATCATAATGATAATCGGATTATTGTAGTACCTGGGGCAAATTATACATTGGAACCGTCTCATTTAGATGCGGTTAAAGACGTGATAGAGCAGAGCCAAATAGTAATTTTACAGCTAGAAATTCCTAAAGAAACGACGGCATATGCATTGAAATTATGTAAGGATGCTAATGTACCAGTGCTATTAAACCCTGCACCAGCGGCGAATTTTGATATGCAGTGGATGAAGGATATAACATACATCACACCGAATGAAATAGAGTGTGCCCAAATATTTGGAGATGATTTCGACAGTATACTAGAAATATATCCGAATAAAATAATTATTACATTAGGAAGTGATGGCGCTCGTTATTTTGATGGAGAGTACCCTATTCATGTTCCTGGCTATATGACAAAAGCATTAGATACAACAGGAGCAGGCGACACATTTAATGGTGCACTTGCGTATGCATTAACAGAGGGGCAATCATTGGACGAAGCTGTTTATTTTGCAAATATAGCAGCCTCGCTTTCTGTCGAGAAATTAGGCGCACAAGGCGGTATGCCAACGCTTAACCAAGTGTATGTGCGAATGGCTGGTTATGACGAATAG
- the leuC gene encoding 3-isopropylmalate dehydratase large subunit: MGKNIIEKIWDKHVVYQEEGKPDLLYIDLHLIHEVTSPQAFEGLRMNGRKVRRPDLSFATMDHNVPTKNLPTINDPIARNQIETLAKNAAEFGIELAGMGHPDQGIVHVIGPELGLTQPGKTIVCGDSHTSTHGAFGAIAFGIGTSEVEHVMSTQTLWQNKPKTMEIRVEGELPVGVAAKDIILAIISKFGIGVGTGHIVEFTGEAIHKLSMEERMTICNMSIEAGAKAGLVSPDQITVDYIRGRKYAPQGDKFEEATAYWLSLASDEDATYDEVRIIKAEEIEPIITWGTNPSMGSGVSQNVPTQADYKDESDKAALRKALAYMGLEEGQPLTSIDIQYVFIGSCTNSRLSDLRAAANVIQGRKVHENVTAIVVPGSHTTKKQAEAEGLDKIFIDAGFEWRESGCSMCLAMNDDVVPAGKRCASTSNRNFEGRQGTGARTHLVSPPMAAAAAIAGHFVDVREFVKETV, translated from the coding sequence ATGGGAAAAAATATAATTGAAAAGATTTGGGATAAACATGTTGTTTATCAGGAAGAGGGCAAACCGGACCTGTTATATATTGATCTTCATTTAATTCATGAAGTAACTTCTCCGCAAGCATTTGAAGGTTTACGCATGAACGGACGTAAAGTGCGTCGTCCTGATTTAAGCTTTGCAACGATGGATCATAACGTTCCAACGAAAAATTTACCGACTATTAATGACCCAATTGCACGCAATCAAATCGAAACATTAGCGAAAAATGCTGCTGAATTTGGGATTGAACTTGCAGGTATGGGTCACCCTGATCAAGGAATTGTACACGTTATTGGACCAGAATTAGGTTTAACACAACCTGGTAAAACAATCGTATGTGGAGATTCTCATACTTCTACACATGGTGCATTCGGTGCCATTGCATTTGGTATCGGTACATCAGAAGTAGAGCACGTAATGTCCACACAAACGTTATGGCAAAACAAGCCTAAAACAATGGAAATCCGTGTTGAAGGCGAGCTTCCAGTTGGCGTTGCGGCAAAGGATATTATTTTGGCAATCATCTCGAAATTTGGCATTGGCGTTGGTACAGGGCATATTGTGGAATTCACTGGAGAGGCAATCCACAAACTGTCAATGGAAGAACGGATGACAATCTGTAATATGTCAATCGAAGCGGGAGCAAAGGCTGGTCTTGTATCACCAGATCAAATTACAGTAGATTATATTCGTGGCCGCAAATATGCACCACAAGGTGACAAATTTGAAGAAGCAACAGCTTATTGGTTAAGTTTAGCATCAGATGAGGATGCTACATATGATGAAGTGCGCATCATTAAGGCTGAGGAAATTGAGCCAATTATTACATGGGGTACGAATCCTTCGATGGGTTCTGGTGTATCGCAAAATGTTCCGACGCAGGCAGATTACAAAGATGAGTCTGACAAAGCCGCTCTTCGTAAAGCACTTGCTTATATGGGCTTAGAAGAGGGTCAGCCATTAACTTCAATCGATATCCAATACGTATTTATTGGCTCATGCACGAACTCACGCTTAAGCGATTTGCGTGCTGCGGCAAACGTTATTCAAGGCCGCAAAGTTCATGAAAACGTTACAGCAATCGTTGTTCCGGGCTCCCATACTACAAAAAAACAAGCAGAGGCTGAAGGTTTGGATAAAATTTTCATTGATGCTGGTTTTGAATGGCGCGAATCAGGTTGCTCGATGTGTTTGGCAATGAATGATGATGTTGTCCCAGCTGGTAAACGCTGTGCATCAACATCAAACCGTAATTTCGAAGGTCGTCAAGGTACAGGCGCGCGCACGCACTTAGTATCACCGCCGATGGCAGCAGCTGCAGCCATTGCAGGACATTTCGTTGATGTACGGGAATTCGTGAAGGAAACTGTGTAA
- the ilvB gene encoding biosynthetic-type acetolactate synthase large subunit, which produces MSTNVSINEKEQLATEEVAQTFQAKDGADVLVQALHDQDVEIIFGYPGGAVLQIYDAMYKNPIRHILTRHEQGAIHAAEGYARVSNKPGVVIATSGPGATNLVTGIADAMIDSIPLVVFTGQVATSVIGTDAFQEADIMGITTPITKHNYQVQDVNDIPRIVKEAFHIANTGRKGPVVVDFPKNVSQMLFDVDNPPKEPEEIYLPGYQPTYKPNYLQIQKAIQAISLAKNPVILAGAGVLFADAREELTTFAEKYRIPVANTLLGLGSIHGDHELFIGMAGMHGTVTANIAITKSDLLLNIGARFDDRLTGNLATFAPNATIVHIDIDPAEIGKNVPTDIPIVADAKEALKSLLKKDFDGPDTAQWLEFLNNHANEYPLWYTKEAGDSEVLPQEALELVHKITEGDAIVTTDVGQHQMWAAQYYRLNNDHGWVTSGGLGTMGFGFPAAIGAQFAKPDKKVVSIVGDAGFQMTAQELSLLQEFNLPVKIVILNNSCLGMVRQWQQTFYEERYSSSLMPIQPDFVKLADAYGIKGYRIDTIDEAESIFREALLNDEPALIDCRVKQLECVYPMVAPGKGLHEMIGVKKN; this is translated from the coding sequence ATGAGTACGAATGTTTCAATTAATGAAAAAGAACAATTGGCGACAGAAGAAGTAGCGCAAACTTTTCAAGCGAAAGACGGTGCAGACGTTTTAGTCCAAGCGCTACATGATCAAGATGTAGAGATAATTTTTGGTTATCCAGGTGGGGCAGTACTTCAAATATACGATGCAATGTACAAAAACCCAATTCGTCATATTTTAACACGTCACGAGCAAGGTGCCATTCACGCAGCTGAAGGCTATGCACGTGTATCGAATAAACCAGGAGTTGTTATCGCAACAAGTGGTCCAGGTGCAACGAATCTAGTAACAGGTATTGCGGATGCGATGATTGATTCAATTCCACTAGTTGTTTTCACTGGTCAAGTAGCAACATCTGTTATTGGAACAGATGCATTCCAAGAGGCAGATATTATGGGCATTACAACACCGATTACAAAGCATAACTATCAAGTGCAGGATGTGAATGATATTCCACGCATTGTGAAAGAAGCTTTCCATATTGCCAACACAGGCCGTAAAGGACCAGTTGTTGTGGATTTCCCAAAAAACGTCTCTCAAATGCTGTTTGATGTAGATAATCCACCAAAAGAACCAGAAGAAATCTATTTACCAGGATATCAGCCAACTTATAAGCCGAACTATTTACAAATTCAAAAGGCTATTCAAGCAATTTCATTAGCTAAAAATCCAGTAATTTTAGCAGGAGCTGGTGTACTATTTGCAGATGCACGTGAAGAATTAACGACATTCGCTGAAAAGTATCGAATTCCAGTGGCCAATACATTATTAGGTCTCGGCTCCATCCATGGTGACCATGAATTATTCATTGGTATGGCAGGGATGCATGGGACGGTAACAGCGAATATTGCGATTACGAAATCAGATTTACTTTTAAATATCGGTGCTCGCTTTGATGATCGCTTAACAGGGAATTTAGCAACGTTTGCACCGAATGCGACAATTGTCCATATCGATATCGATCCAGCTGAAATCGGTAAAAACGTACCAACCGATATCCCAATCGTTGCGGATGCGAAAGAGGCGCTAAAATCTTTATTGAAAAAAGACTTTGATGGTCCAGATACTGCACAATGGCTAGAGTTTTTAAATAATCACGCAAATGAATATCCGCTTTGGTATACAAAAGAAGCTGGTGACTCGGAAGTTTTACCGCAGGAAGCACTAGAGCTTGTGCATAAAATTACTGAAGGAGATGCCATTGTTACGACGGATGTAGGGCAGCATCAAATGTGGGCTGCGCAATATTACCGCTTAAACAATGATCATGGATGGGTAACGTCTGGTGGACTTGGTACGATGGGCTTCGGCTTCCCGGCCGCAATTGGAGCCCAGTTTGCGAAGCCAGACAAAAAAGTTGTTTCCATTGTAGGCGATGCAGGATTCCAAATGACTGCACAAGAGCTTTCATTATTACAAGAATTCAACTTACCAGTAAAAATTGTGATTTTAAATAACAGCTGTTTAGGAATGGTACGCCAATGGCAACAAACATTTTATGAAGAGCGTTATTCATCTTCACTTATGCCGATCCAGCCAGACTTTGTTAAATTAGCGGATGCATACGGCATTAAAGGCTATCGAATTGACACAATTGACGAAGCGGAAAGTATTTTCCGTGAGGCACTTCTTAATGACGAGCCAGCGTTAATCGATTGCCGCGTAAAACAGCTTGAATGTGTATACCCAATGGTTGCACCAGGTAAAGGGTTACATGAAATGATTGGGGTGAAAAAGAATTGA
- the ilvC gene encoding ketol-acid reductoisomerase — translation MATMYYEQNINEDVLKGKKIAIIGYGSQGHAHALNLKESGFDVVVGVRPGGSFDAAKADGLDVKTVAEAAQQADVIQILLPDERQKAVYEAEIAPYLEAGKALMFAHGFNIHFGQITPPADVDVFLVAPKGPGHLVRRQFQQGAGVPGLFAIHQDATGQAKDLALAYGKGIGAARGGLLETSFKEETETDLFGEQAVLCGGATQLVKAGFETLVEAGYQPELAYFETLHELKLIVDLMFEGGMATMRYSVSDTAEWGDYVAGPRIIDESVKGRMKEVLTDIQDGTFARRWIQENENGRPDYTKFKEAGANHQIEEVGAKLRAMMPFINEGKEKVVREVATSAKN, via the coding sequence ATGGCTACTATGTACTATGAACAAAACATCAACGAGGACGTATTAAAAGGGAAAAAAATCGCAATTATCGGTTACGGCTCACAAGGTCATGCACATGCATTAAACCTTAAAGAATCAGGTTTCGATGTAGTAGTAGGTGTTCGTCCAGGCGGATCTTTCGACGCAGCAAAAGCGGATGGCTTAGATGTAAAAACAGTTGCTGAAGCAGCTCAGCAAGCAGATGTAATTCAAATCTTACTTCCAGATGAGCGTCAAAAAGCAGTTTATGAAGCTGAAATTGCTCCATATTTAGAAGCTGGTAAAGCTCTTATGTTCGCTCATGGTTTCAATATTCACTTCGGTCAAATTACACCACCTGCAGATGTTGACGTATTTTTAGTAGCACCAAAAGGTCCAGGGCATCTAGTTCGTCGTCAATTCCAACAAGGTGCAGGTGTACCAGGTTTATTCGCAATCCATCAAGATGCAACTGGTCAAGCAAAAGATTTAGCTCTTGCTTACGGTAAAGGTATTGGTGCAGCACGCGGTGGTTTACTTGAAACATCATTCAAAGAGGAAACAGAAACAGACCTATTCGGTGAGCAAGCAGTACTTTGCGGTGGGGCAACTCAATTAGTAAAAGCAGGATTCGAAACATTAGTAGAGGCTGGCTACCAACCAGAACTTGCTTACTTCGAAACATTACACGAATTAAAATTAATCGTGGACTTAATGTTTGAAGGTGGTATGGCAACAATGCGTTACTCAGTATCAGATACTGCTGAGTGGGGTGATTATGTTGCAGGTCCACGTATCATTGACGAATCTGTTAAAGGTCGTATGAAGGAAGTATTAACAGATATCCAAGATGGCACATTTGCTCGTCGTTGGATTCAAGAAAATGAAAATGGTCGTCCAGACTATACGAAGTTCAAAGAAGCTGGTGCGAACCACCAAATTGAAGAAGTTGGTGCAAAATTACGTGCAATGATGCCATTCATTAATGAAGGTAAGGAAAAAGTTGTGAGAGAAGTGGCTACAAGTGCGAAAAATTGA
- a CDS encoding 2-isopropylmalate synthase produces MRKIDIFDTTLRDGEQSAGINLNTAEKIEIAKQLERLGVTIIEAGFPASSPGDFDAVNRIAGTVKNSIVTGLARCVQKDIDTTWEAIKVAEQPHIHIFLATSPIHMEYKLKKSPEQVVEQAIEAVKYAKKYFPLVQWSAEDAFRSDREFLVRIMNDVIAAGATTINVPDTVGYASPQEYGALFKFLLENVKGAEKVKFSAHCHDDLGMATANTIAAIENGASQIEGTINGIGERAGNVALEEIAVALHIRKDMYPVETGINLQEIKRTSQLVSKLTNVVIQPNKAIVGKNAFAHESGIHQDGVLKNPETYEIISPALIGEGEVPLVLGKHSGRAAFRDRAVTMGFTLSDEKLNKAFVEFKQLADRKKEITEEDLLTLLTEQQVQIEDVPLFELKMVQVQYGTENIPTATATVVTPEGHVKNVVATGSGSVEAIFNTLEQLVPGNINVIDYRVKSVGKGRDALGEAVINIRYDGVSTTGRNSSQDVLEASAKAYLNAINRHLIQVSLRAQGQLV; encoded by the coding sequence GTGCGAAAAATTGATATTTTCGATACAACACTTCGCGATGGCGAACAATCTGCAGGTATTAACTTAAATACAGCAGAGAAAATTGAAATTGCTAAGCAACTTGAACGACTAGGTGTAACGATTATTGAAGCAGGTTTTCCTGCTTCATCTCCTGGTGATTTTGATGCGGTCAACCGAATTGCCGGTACTGTGAAAAATTCAATCGTTACAGGGCTAGCTCGTTGCGTCCAAAAAGATATAGATACAACATGGGAAGCTATTAAAGTAGCAGAACAACCACATATTCATATATTTTTAGCAACATCTCCAATTCATATGGAATACAAGCTGAAAAAATCACCAGAGCAAGTAGTAGAGCAAGCAATTGAAGCTGTGAAGTATGCGAAAAAATACTTCCCTCTTGTGCAATGGTCTGCAGAGGATGCTTTCCGATCGGATCGCGAATTTTTAGTCCGTATTATGAATGATGTTATTGCTGCTGGTGCAACGACGATTAACGTGCCTGATACAGTTGGCTATGCTTCTCCACAAGAATATGGGGCATTATTTAAATTTTTACTAGAAAATGTGAAAGGTGCTGAAAAAGTTAAATTCTCAGCACATTGTCATGATGACTTAGGGATGGCGACGGCGAACACAATCGCAGCTATCGAAAATGGTGCTTCACAAATAGAAGGAACAATTAACGGTATCGGAGAGCGTGCAGGGAATGTTGCACTAGAAGAAATCGCTGTGGCTCTTCATATCCGTAAAGATATGTACCCTGTGGAAACAGGTATTAATCTACAAGAAATTAAGCGTACATCTCAATTAGTAAGTAAACTAACGAATGTCGTTATTCAGCCGAACAAAGCAATCGTTGGTAAAAATGCATTTGCCCATGAGTCTGGTATTCATCAAGACGGCGTGCTAAAAAATCCTGAAACTTACGAAATTATTTCACCTGCATTAATTGGCGAAGGTGAAGTGCCACTTGTCCTTGGAAAACATTCTGGACGTGCTGCCTTCCGAGATCGTGCAGTAACAATGGGTTTCACACTGTCAGACGAAAAGCTAAACAAAGCTTTTGTTGAATTTAAACAGCTTGCAGATCGTAAAAAGGAAATTACGGAAGAAGACTTGCTAACACTTCTTACGGAGCAACAAGTACAAATTGAAGATGTGCCATTATTTGAACTGAAAATGGTACAGGTACAATATGGTACAGAAAATATTCCGACAGCCACTGCAACTGTTGTGACGCCAGAAGGCCATGTGAAAAATGTAGTGGCAACGGGCTCAGGCTCAGTAGAAGCTATTTTTAATACATTAGAACAGCTTGTGCCAGGTAACATCAATGTTATAGATTACCGTGTGAAGTCTGTCGGCAAAGGGCGCGATGCACTTGGTGAAGCTGTCATTAATATTCGATACGATGGTGTATCAACAACGGGACGAAACTCATCTCAAGATGTATTAGAAGCATCTGCGAAAGCTTATTTAAATGCGATTAATCGACATTTAATCCAAGTAAGTCTTCGAGCTCAAGGTCAACTAGTTTAA